The following is a genomic window from Actinomycetota bacterium.
CCCGATCCCGAACAGCAGCGTCAGGGCCAGCAGCCCCAGCGACCCGATCACCGGGTTCTCGGCAAACTCGACCCCGATGGCGAACCCGAACAGCAGCAGCACCAGGCTGTAACCGAGCACGGCGAACATCTCGCCGAACAGGTTGCCGATCACCAGCGACGACCGGTGGGCCGGGGTGAGCGACAGCTTGTCCCAGTAGCCGCCGGCGATGTCCAGCACCAGGGCGTTGCCGCCCGAGGTGCTGGCCGCCGCGAACAGGATCGAGATGGGCAGCTGGAAGGTGGCGTAGTTGGGGATCCCGAGGGGCCCCTCGGCCACGTCGCCGAGGGCGCCGATCTGCACCACGAAGAAGAACACGGGGATGATCAGCGCGAAGATGAACAGCTCGGGCTCGCGCAGGATGCCCCGGATGGCCCGGCCGGTGATGGCCAGGACGTCGGAGACCAGCCCGGCCGGCGCGGCCAGGGTCTGCGGCTCGCCGGTCCGGGTTCCTCCCGGGACGCGCCCGGCGTCGGGGGCGGCGGCGCTCACGATGCCCTCCTTCCGCTGGCGGCGGGCTCCTGGTCCCGGTCCTGCCCGTCCTCGCCCTGGCCGTCCTGGTCGGCCGCGGCCATGCGTCCGCCGGTGGCGGCCAGGAACACGTCGTCCAGGGTCGGCCGCGACACGCTGACCGCCCCGAAGCGGACGCCGGCCTTGTCCAGGCCCCGGATCAGCACGGCGATGTTCTGGGGGCCGTCGGGCACGAACAGGGTGTAGCCCTCCCTGGTGCCGCGCAGCTCCCCCTCGGGGAGGTCGCCGTTCGCCTGGAGCTCGCTGATGGCGGCCCGGGCCGCGCCGGACTCGCGCTCCTCGACGACCAGGTCGATCACGTCGGCGCCGATCTCGGCCTTGAGCGCCGCGGGGGTGCCCTGGCGGACGATGCGGCCGTGGTCGATGATCGCCACCCGGTCGGCCAGCTCGTCGGCCTCCTCCAGGTACTGGGTGGTCAGGAAGATGGTGGCCCCGAACCGCTCGCGGAGCTCGCGGATGCGGTCCCAGATCAGCGCCCGGGACAGCGGGTCGAGCCCGGTGGTGGGCTCGTCCAGGAACAGCACCCTGGGCCGGTGCAGCAGGGACGAGGCCAGGTCGAGGCGGCGCTTCATGCCCCCGGAGAAGGTCTGGATGCGCCGGTCGATGGCGTCGGTCAGGCCGACCAGCTCGGTCACCTCGGTGACCTGGTCACCCAGGACCTTGCCCTTGAGCCCGTAGAGCTTGCCCTGGAGGGTGAGCAGCTCGCGGCCGGTCTGCTTGGGGTCGAGGCCGGCCTCCTGGAGGGCGACCCCGATGAGTCGCCGCACCGTGGTCGGCTCCGCCGTGACGTCGTGCCCCAGCACGGCGCCCGACCCGCTGGTCGGCTGGAGCAGGGTGGTGAGGATGCGGACGATGGTCGACTTGCCGGCCCCGTTGGGGCCCAGGAAGCCGTAGATCTCGCCCTCGGCGACCTCGAGGCTGACGCCGCGAACGGCCTCGACCTCG
Proteins encoded in this region:
- a CDS encoding ABC transporter permease; translated protein: MSAAAPDAGRVPGGTRTGEPQTLAAPAGLVSDVLAITGRAIRGILREPELFIFALIIPVFFFVVQIGALGDVAEGPLGIPNYATFQLPISILFAAASTSGGNALVLDIAGGYWDKLSLTPAHRSSLVIGNLFGEMFAVLGYSLVLLLFGFAIGVEFAENPVIGSLGLLALTLLFGIGFASVSIAVALATGSVRATQSTFIIFFPLLFLTPSAVPRELMTGWFETAVSLNPMTYVVEAARSFLGEFNAEVIFKGFLAAALFSALTFALTALAFRRRVRMG
- a CDS encoding ATP-binding cassette domain-containing protein, translating into MSAIQATDLVRRFGEVEAVRGVSLEVAEGEIYGFLGPNGAGKSTIVRILTTLLQPTSGSGAVLGHDVTAEPTTVRRLIGVALQEAGLDPKQTGRELLTLQGKLYGLKGKVLGDQVTEVTELVGLTDAIDRRIQTFSGGMKRRLDLASSLLHRPRVLFLDEPTTGLDPLSRALIWDRIRELRERFGATIFLTTQYLEEADELADRVAIIDHGRIVRQGTPAALKAEIGADVIDLVVEERESGAARAAISELQANGDLPEGELRGTREGYTLFVPDGPQNIAVLIRGLDKAGVRFGAVSVSRPTLDDVFLAATGGRMAAADQDGQGEDGQDRDQEPAASGRRAS